The genome window AATTAGTTCTAATAAATGCTCGCTTATTTGCGTAAGTCTCACTTCTGTATATCGCATTGCGGCAGGTGGATCGTCGTCAATTGAACCTTTATTTCCGTGCATTTCTACAAGTGGGACGTTCATTTTTCATTCTTGAGAAAGTCGGACAAGGGCATCATAAATTGATGAATCACCGTGTGGATGATATTTTCCGATTACATCACCGACAACTCTAGCAGATTTTTTGTAATTTTTGCTATTTTTCAGACCCAATTGTCACATTGAATAAAGAATTCGTCTTTGAACAGGTTTTAGACCATCTCTAACATCCGGAATTGCGCGATGTTGAATTATATATTTGGAATAACGGATGAATTTTTCTGCTAAAATTTTTTCTAATTTTGAACTAATTACTAAATCTAAATTTTTATTCATGGATCGACTCCTTTAAATTGTCGATAAAATTGTCTTCAAGTGAAAAGTCAACATTTTCTTCAATTCAACTTTTACGAAGATCAGCTCTTTCACCCATTAAAATTTTGAAATTTTCTTCAACTTTTGCATAATCATCGATTAAAACTTTTTCTAAAGTTCGTTTTGAAGGATCCATTGTTGTTTGTCAAAGTTGACTTGCATTCATTTCGCCAAGTCCTTTATAACGTTGAATTTGTAAATTTGAACCATTCTTAATACGTTTTTGAAACTCTTTTTCATCCCAAACAAATACATCTTTTTTACCTTTTTGGCTAATCCGATACAACGGCGGTTGCGCTATAAAAACAAAACCATTTTCGATTAAAGGACGCATATAAAGGAAGAGAAATGTCAAAATTAGAATTTGAATATGAGCTCCGTCATTATCAGCATCAGTCATAATTATAATTTTGCCATAATTTAAGTTTTTAATATTAAAATTCTGACCAATTCCAGTTCCTAAAGCGCTGATAATTGCAACAATTTCTTCATTTTTTAACAGTTCGATTAATCTTGTTTTTTGGGCGTTAACAATTTTACCTTTTAAAGGCAAAATTGCTTGAAACTCACGGTTTCTTGCAAGTTTGGCAGAACCACCCGCCGATTCACCCTCAACCAAAAAAAGCTCGCGATTCATAGCTTTTTTTGAATTTGCGGGGGTTAATTTTCCTGATAAAATTCGCTTTTCTTTCGTAATCGATTTGGATGTTTTTGACTCAATTATGTTCAATTTTGACTGTTGGCGTTGACGATAAACTTCTAATAAAAAGTTGATAATTTTAGTAGCAATTTCTTTGTTAAGTGCAAAAAATGACATTAGATTTGTAAAAATGAGTTCTTCTGTCACAGTTTTTGCCAAAACTGTTGCTAATTTGTTTTTGGTTTGACCAACAAATTCAAGAATTGGTTCGGGCACACGTAGCGACAAAATTGCTGAAAGTCCAACTTTTGCATCGGCAAATTCGAAAATTTGCTTACTTTTAATTAAATTATTTTGTTGTCCGTAAGTGTTAAGCGCTTTTAAAAGACCTAATTTAAACCCGTTTTCATGACTTCCGCCTAAATTTGTTTTTACATTATTAACAAAAGAAACAATATTTTCCTGTTGTGAATCGACATACTGAAATGCAAATTCTACTATAATTTCCTGCTTTTTTTCCTTAAAA of Mesomycoplasma dispar contains these proteins:
- a CDS encoding DNA gyrase/topoisomerase IV subunit B: MGYSVEKLKLLKGLEAVRKRPGMYIGSTDVNGLHQLIWEIFDNSVDEVIAGYANEITLTINPDNSVEISDNGRGIPTEIHKKTGKTGVELVFSELHSGAKFSDEIYKTAGGLHGVGSSVVNALSKKLEVYVNRDKKLFYTSFVDGGKIETRTKVIDSSKTTGTKIKFLPDFSIFSHTEYDVEMIITRLRETCFLINNLRINFIDLKNSINQTFQFEKGMESFIDFLNKDQNKIHDKIINFKEKKQEIIVEFAFQYVDSQQENIVSFVNNVKTNLGGSHENGFKLGLLKALNTYGQQNNLIKSKQIFEFADAKVGLSAILSLRVPEPILEFVGQTKNKLATVLAKTVTEELIFTNLMSFFALNKEIATKIINFLLEVYRQRQQSKLNIIESKTSKSITKEKRILSGKLTPANSKKAMNRELFLVEGESAGGSAKLARNREFQAILPLKGKIVNAQKTRLIELLKNEEIVAIISALGTGIGQNFNIKNLNYGKIIIMTDADNDGAHIQILILTFLFLYMRPLIENGFVFIAQPPLYRISQKGKKDVFVWDEKEFQKRIKNGSNLQIQRYKGLGEMNASQLWQTTMDPSKRTLEKVLIDDYAKVEENFKILMGERADLRKSWIEENVDFSLEDNFIDNLKESIHE